TCAGCCTGACCGAGGCGGTTGCTGCGGTGCGTGACGGTCTGGCCGAGGGTGTGGCGGCTGCCGCCGCTTCCGGCCGGACGATCATGGCCCGGCAGATCGTGACGTCGATGCGGCACGCCAGCCCGACGACCGAGATCGCCGAGCTGGCCGTGGCCTTCCGCAACGACTCGGTTTGTGGCTTCGACATCGCCGGTGCCGAGGACGGATTCCCGCCCAGCCGCTTCGTCGAGGCCTTCGACTACCTCAAGCGGCACAACTTCGAGTTCACCATCCATGCCGGTGAGGCCTTCGGACTGCCCTCGATCTGGGAGGCGGTCCAGCTGTGCGGGGCATCCCGACTGGGCCATGGCGTCCGGCTGATCGAGGACGTGGCCGCCGACGGCAGCCTGGGCGAGCTGGCCAGCTACGTCCGCAACCGGCGGATCGCGCTGGAGCTGTGCCCGTCCTCGAACCTGCAGACCGGCATTTGCGCCACCATCGCCGAGCATCCGTTCGGACGGCTGGCCGAGCTGGACTTCCGGGTCACGGTCTCCTGCGACAACCGGCTGATGAGCGCCACTACGTTGAGTCGGGAGTATCACCTGCTCAGCGAGGCCTTCGGCTACAGCATGGACGACCTGCGCCGATTCAGCCGCAACGCGGCCAAGAGTGCCTTCCTGCCCTGGGATCAGCGGCTGGGCCTCATCCGACGGGTCGAGGACGAGTTCAGCGCACTGGCCGGTTGAGCGGCAGGAGTTGGTTCATCGTTCACCTAACCGTGAACCGTAGTTGGCGGGTTGGCTGACTGGGCTACCTAGCTTTTCGGTGTGAGTTCCGCCGACCCGACCGCAGCGACCATGAAGGTCGCCCTGCTGGCCGATACCGATGGACGGTGGAAGTGGGCGGCCCGGTTGGCGGCGCGACTGGCGGCGGAGCCCGAGATCCTCGGCTACCAGTTGTGGACGCACGAACTCCCGAGCCACCGGCAGTTGCTGGAGGCTGGAGTGCGGCCCGAACAGGTGCGCCAGCTCACCCCGTCCGGGCTGCTGGAGGCGCTCGCGACCGATCTGCCCGACATCTTGGTGGTGGCCGCCCCGGGTGGGGGCTGCCAGGCCGTCCTGCAGCTCCTGGCGGCGGCCCGGCTCGAGCCGCGTCCGCTGGTGCTCACCGGCTACGTCGGCGTCGTCTACGAGAACCCGGTGGACGGCCTGCTGCTGCGCGCCGGTTCAGACCTGATCGGTGTGAACAGCCCGGCCGACCTCGAGCAGTTCGCCGGGGTGCTGACCAGTGTCGGCGCCCGTCCGGAGTCCTTGGTACGCACCCAGTTGCCCTTTCTCGAGGACCCGGCTCCGCGGACGCCGAGCGGCCGGTTCGCTGTGACCTTCGCCGGTCAGCCCGGCGTTCCG
The nucleotide sequence above comes from Propionicimonas paludicola. Encoded proteins:
- a CDS encoding adenosine deaminase, whose protein sequence is MAVSLELCRAVPKIALHDHLDGGLRPATIVELAAEVGHVLPETDPEALGRWFFAAADSGSLVRYLETFAHTIAVMQTADQLRRVAREFVEDQAADGVIYAEARWAPEQHLAGGLSLTEAVAAVRDGLAEGVAAAAASGRTIMARQIVTSMRHASPTTEIAELAVAFRNDSVCGFDIAGAEDGFPPSRFVEAFDYLKRHNFEFTIHAGEAFGLPSIWEAVQLCGASRLGHGVRLIEDVAADGSLGELASYVRNRRIALELCPSSNLQTGICATIAEHPFGRLAELDFRVTVSCDNRLMSATTLSREYHLLSEAFGYSMDDLRRFSRNAAKSAFLPWDQRLGLIRRVEDEFSALAG